Proteins found in one Bremerella volcania genomic segment:
- a CDS encoding GumC family protein: MFQSQTEDHSGSSDQIRVSTFLRKWYYFAITIPVCIGLGVVHYFLVTPTYVVTARILIQERGRPLTPQEGNVLDQAFLPTHAEILSSPSVISRAVPYILSAKVDSPEKSPIDKVLERLEVRPLAGTNVISITYTDEDPEWAIDGLSKIIDSYREYLSEREQSGHQETIVLLDKRTEKLRQEIADLQVEYQEVRSKSPLLGNDADAASVQRNKLMRVVEELVRTQTQRIALENQLETLLAMSGDVADPKIHWVAKPAIPHEFDNQRKIVELLSRLNAEGLLAGAHLQTDLDTLLASEVEYSELRKSYGEKHPSVLGVADRIQTIENRLNEIAASAPAAIRQETSSLRRRETQLASLYQEEFAEAKKIDEYLVKQQQKLDEIELVKSAHDTIVMQLNELRVADQAVTEGRSSVLVSVLDGPILTDELLWPQPKPLFGICVLAGLASGFCLVFASEKLKQYNPTVEPSSAPRQLPLEFSRTA; the protein is encoded by the coding sequence ATGTTCCAATCCCAAACTGAAGACCATTCGGGCAGTTCAGACCAAATTCGCGTCTCCACTTTCTTGCGCAAGTGGTACTACTTCGCGATTACCATTCCGGTGTGCATTGGTCTCGGTGTCGTTCATTACTTCCTGGTGACGCCAACCTACGTCGTCACAGCACGCATTCTCATCCAAGAGCGTGGCCGTCCGCTAACGCCGCAAGAGGGGAATGTTTTAGACCAGGCGTTCTTGCCCACCCATGCCGAAATCCTCAGCAGTCCCTCGGTCATCAGTCGTGCCGTACCTTACATTCTCAGCGCTAAGGTCGATTCGCCAGAGAAGTCGCCGATCGACAAGGTACTCGAACGCCTCGAAGTCCGTCCTCTCGCCGGGACTAACGTGATCAGCATTACGTACACCGACGAAGATCCCGAGTGGGCGATCGATGGTCTCAGCAAGATCATCGACTCGTACCGCGAATATCTCTCCGAACGAGAGCAATCGGGACATCAGGAAACGATCGTTTTGCTCGACAAGCGGACCGAGAAGCTCCGGCAGGAGATTGCGGATCTCCAGGTCGAATACCAAGAGGTACGAAGCAAAAGCCCGCTGCTTGGCAACGACGCCGACGCGGCATCCGTGCAGCGAAACAAGCTCATGCGTGTTGTTGAAGAGCTTGTTCGCACTCAGACCCAGCGGATCGCTCTCGAGAATCAACTGGAAACGCTATTGGCAATGTCGGGCGACGTGGCCGATCCGAAGATCCATTGGGTCGCCAAGCCTGCGATCCCACACGAGTTCGACAATCAGCGAAAGATCGTCGAACTCCTTTCGCGCTTGAACGCCGAAGGCCTCCTGGCCGGAGCGCATTTGCAGACGGACCTCGATACCTTGCTCGCTTCCGAAGTGGAGTATTCAGAACTGCGTAAAAGCTACGGGGAGAAACATCCCAGTGTGCTCGGAGTCGCCGATCGGATCCAAACCATTGAGAACCGCCTGAATGAAATCGCCGCTTCAGCACCGGCGGCAATTCGGCAGGAGACTTCGTCACTGCGTCGTCGCGAGACGCAACTGGCATCGCTGTACCAAGAAGAGTTCGCGGAAGCCAAGAAGATCGACGAATATCTCGTGAAGCAGCAGCAGAAACTGGACGAGATCGAGCTTGTCAAATCGGCCCACGATACGATCGTCATGCAATTGAATGAGCTACGTGTCGCCGATCAAGCGGTCACTGAAGGCCGGTCGAGCGTATTGGTAAGCGTCCTCGATGGCCCGATCCTTACCGACGAACTGCTTTGGCCGCAGCCCAAGCCGTTGTTTGGCATTTGCGTACTTGCCGGATTGGCAAGTGGCTTTTGCCTGGTCTTCGCATCCGAGAAGTTGAAGCAGTACAACCCGACAGTCGAACCATCCAGCGCTCCGCGACAGTTGCCGTTGGAGTTCAGTAGAACGGCCTAA
- a CDS encoding O-antigen ligase family protein — MEASSSKSDIQQIAYLWGSWFAIITLWILAAFHVLSGASPVWLGIVILPVVLVAGYLKPHLATYACVFLIYSNLPVVAAQFHGLPYAIVAMTPAMLLLPLGYFLWVRGEGIIFPWEGMFVVGMVVVQSFGVMFSRAPDESFSDLVRSIFEGLGLFFLVINAIRTPEILRGSLWAILATGAFMGAVTGHQYLTNNYQSDYGGLAQADQLGFSEVNERGVSIVRARSAGPIGEKNRYAQNMLMLLPIGVCLALTQRNQWLKALAWGATGLTIFGWAVTFSRGSVVGLAGAIVIAVFLGYLRPRVLVVMGITAVLFVAVMPAYRERITSLLAASQLVTSTQGSQEIDGSLRSRATIMMAAANVIAENPILGVGQGMFPYYAREYGKKSGYSVVHGNWEAHNLYLGIGADSGLLGLSCFLAAIGVVIVRLHRIRRQFLQTNPAVALTATALVFTLLIYLMSGMFLHYSYIRYFWLMFAMASATATIFARTTTSQPTNQASQNYSDPIHKLTNQNG; from the coding sequence ATGGAAGCAAGCTCCAGCAAGTCCGATATTCAGCAGATCGCCTATCTCTGGGGAAGTTGGTTCGCCATCATCACCCTCTGGATCCTGGCGGCGTTTCACGTGCTCTCGGGTGCCAGTCCGGTTTGGCTTGGGATCGTCATTCTTCCGGTCGTGCTCGTCGCAGGCTACTTGAAACCCCACCTCGCGACTTATGCCTGCGTGTTTTTAATCTATTCCAACCTGCCGGTCGTCGCGGCACAGTTCCACGGCTTGCCTTATGCAATCGTGGCGATGACGCCTGCGATGCTGCTGCTTCCCCTGGGCTACTTTCTATGGGTACGAGGCGAAGGCATCATCTTTCCGTGGGAAGGAATGTTCGTCGTGGGCATGGTCGTCGTCCAGTCGTTCGGGGTCATGTTCTCGCGGGCCCCGGATGAATCGTTCTCGGATCTGGTCCGGTCGATATTCGAAGGCCTGGGCTTGTTTTTTCTGGTGATCAACGCGATTCGCACGCCGGAGATTCTCCGTGGATCGCTTTGGGCCATTTTGGCGACCGGCGCATTCATGGGTGCGGTGACCGGCCATCAGTATTTGACCAATAACTATCAAAGCGATTACGGCGGACTGGCTCAGGCCGATCAACTCGGCTTTAGCGAAGTCAACGAACGTGGCGTCTCGATCGTTCGAGCACGCTCAGCTGGCCCCATCGGTGAGAAGAATCGTTATGCCCAAAACATGTTAATGCTGCTGCCCATAGGCGTTTGCCTTGCATTAACGCAGCGGAATCAATGGCTCAAAGCGCTGGCCTGGGGCGCGACAGGTTTGACCATCTTCGGCTGGGCCGTGACGTTTTCGCGAGGCTCGGTCGTTGGTCTGGCAGGGGCCATCGTGATAGCCGTTTTCCTCGGGTACTTGCGTCCGAGGGTCTTGGTCGTCATGGGAATCACCGCCGTGCTGTTTGTCGCGGTCATGCCTGCCTATCGAGAGCGAATTACCTCGCTATTGGCCGCCAGCCAGTTAGTTACGTCGACCCAAGGCAGCCAGGAAATTGATGGTTCGCTGCGAAGCCGGGCCACCATCATGATGGCGGCCGCGAACGTGATTGCCGAAAACCCCATCCTAGGTGTCGGTCAGGGAATGTTTCCTTATTACGCTCGCGAGTATGGCAAAAAAAGCGGCTACAGCGTGGTGCATGGCAACTGGGAAGCTCACAACCTGTACCTGGGAATCGGGGCCGATAGTGGCCTCCTTGGGCTCAGTTGTTTCCTGGCGGCGATTGGCGTCGTCATCGTGCGCCTTCATCGCATCCGCCGTCAGTTTCTGCAAACCAATCCGGCGGTCGCGTTAACGGCCACGGCCTTGGTCTTTACGCTGTTGATCTATCTCATGTCAGGCATGTTCTTACATTACTCGTACATCCGCTATTTCTGGCTGATGTTTGCAATGGCCAGCGCTACGGCAACCATTTTCGCTCGAACAACAACGTCGCAGCCGACGAATCAAGCATCTCAGAATTATTCTGATCCCATCCATAAATTAACCAATCAGAATGGATAA
- a CDS encoding NAD(P)-dependent oxidoreductase, whose product MTETPLETIGILAPGEMGSALADVFRRNGCRVITSVQNRSDRTKQIVKAAQLETLPTLQEVVDQSSILISTAPPQHAADLAKEVVDLVPREGTLYIDANSIAPQTTRHIHQLVSSAGMTMVDMAIRGLASKLVQQGAIYLSGPQLERIAPLLRPIETEDLGDEVGSASLLKMLMGGLSKGVATLVMELGVGAERAGILDRFLQGVGRYYPDVMAAMESVLPTYPQHAGRRAHELHEVAACLAECGIESQVVAGSGRLLQSCSQTDLEQSSAQLKTANVHEIIRALSHQSSFLSLSTGQPFVDSH is encoded by the coding sequence GTGACAGAGACACCCTTAGAAACGATCGGCATTCTGGCTCCCGGTGAAATGGGTTCCGCCTTGGCGGACGTCTTTCGCCGGAACGGCTGCCGGGTTATCACTTCGGTACAAAACCGAAGCGATCGTACTAAGCAAATCGTCAAGGCGGCACAGCTCGAAACTTTGCCGACTTTACAAGAGGTTGTCGATCAGTCGTCGATCTTGATCTCGACCGCGCCGCCTCAGCATGCGGCAGATCTGGCAAAGGAAGTGGTCGACCTGGTTCCACGCGAGGGCACCCTGTACATCGACGCGAACTCGATCGCGCCCCAAACGACGCGGCATATTCATCAGTTGGTAAGCTCCGCAGGCATGACCATGGTCGACATGGCCATTCGCGGTCTGGCAAGTAAACTCGTTCAGCAGGGTGCGATCTACTTGAGTGGACCACAGCTAGAGCGGATTGCTCCACTGCTTCGTCCCATCGAGACAGAAGATCTGGGCGACGAAGTTGGCAGCGCATCGCTCTTGAAGATGCTGATGGGAGGACTTTCCAAGGGAGTCGCCACACTGGTCATGGAACTGGGTGTCGGTGCCGAGCGTGCCGGAATTCTTGACCGGTTTCTGCAGGGAGTGGGCCGATATTACCCAGACGTCATGGCGGCCATGGAATCGGTTCTTCCCACCTATCCACAACATGCCGGGCGGCGTGCCCACGAGCTACACGAAGTCGCCGCATGCCTGGCCGAATGTGGTATCGAAAGCCAGGTCGTTGCCGGGAGTGGTCGACTTCTTCAAAGTTGCTCGCAAACGGACTTGGAACAGTCGAGCGCCCAACTCAAAACAGCTAACGTTCACGAAATCATCCGAGCTTTGTCGCATCAATCATCGTTCTTATCGTTATCTACAGGTCAGCCCTTCGTAGATTCGCACTAG
- a CDS encoding RraA family protein, protein MNKRLRSAALNPGPGFRIRTDFVRLEAIVYRQLARFETPDISDMLNRLYAVDSNIRSLASTNHRIYGPVCTVKVFPGDNLMVHKVLDIAKPGDIVAIDAGGSHMNAVLGDIICTKARHRGIQGFIVDGLIRDLPQIQELDFPVFARGETAIGPLHRGPGEINFPIALGGIVVNPGDVIVADAAGIVAAPQDIVAELIRRLKVHEAGSREYIEAVQRGEFSNAWVDELLAEQNCVIETPEVDPLPSVLKDSVTLPGPIESEEHA, encoded by the coding sequence ATGAATAAACGCCTAAGGTCAGCCGCTTTGAATCCCGGACCGGGATTTCGAATTCGCACCGACTTTGTCCGTCTCGAAGCGATCGTCTATCGACAACTGGCCCGCTTCGAGACGCCGGACATCTCGGACATGCTCAACCGTCTTTATGCGGTCGACTCCAACATTCGTTCGCTCGCCAGTACCAATCATCGCATTTACGGTCCCGTTTGCACGGTGAAAGTCTTTCCTGGCGACAACCTGATGGTTCACAAGGTACTTGATATCGCCAAGCCGGGTGATATCGTGGCGATCGATGCGGGCGGTTCCCACATGAATGCCGTCCTGGGCGACATCATCTGCACCAAGGCGCGCCATCGCGGCATTCAAGGCTTTATCGTCGACGGACTGATTCGCGACCTACCACAGATTCAGGAACTCGATTTTCCGGTGTTTGCTCGCGGCGAGACCGCGATCGGACCGCTGCATCGAGGTCCTGGCGAAATCAACTTCCCGATCGCTCTGGGGGGCATCGTCGTGAACCCTGGGGATGTGATTGTTGCTGACGCCGCAGGCATCGTCGCTGCCCCTCAAGACATCGTCGCCGAGCTGATCCGCCGTTTGAAAGTCCACGAGGCTGGCTCCCGCGAGTACATCGAAGCCGTGCAGCGGGGCGAATTCTCGAATGCCTGGGTCGACGAACTCCTTGCCGAACAGAACTGCGTCATCGAGACACCTGAAGTCGATCCTCTTCCCTCCGTGTTGAAGGACTCCGTTACCCTACCTGGTCCGATCGAATCCGAAGAACACGCGTAG
- a CDS encoding cyanophycin synthetase produces MWNHLDLHARSLWTLARTKLAARRGIGKAMQRQRDEFYSHAWEQAAAQIGASFDHLEGGLYEIRRHGQSTRVWKNYTPHDDPGTLRLAGNKPLVLQKLKQVAPQSPWKTFTIASLDTARKLLDGSPHVVKPARNTGAGSGVTTGVRTLSDLRTSAAIASAFDSTLLIEKQIAGANYRLLFLYGELLEVVRRDPPAIQGDGRSSIRQLVAAENALRREQGWRRAQTMLTVDDDMRRTLSSSGLTLRSVPPADQPVTLKTVINENQAAENEVVDDLCPEIVASCRDCARELGIQLAGVDIITTDPSVPLEQSGGVVLEVNTTPGFYHHLDCDELKCRVAPAILDAALRQSNSSLKSQLNEKWEVAN; encoded by the coding sequence ATGTGGAATCATCTTGACCTTCATGCGCGAAGTCTTTGGACGCTGGCCCGGACGAAGCTGGCAGCTCGTCGCGGAATAGGCAAAGCAATGCAGCGGCAGCGTGACGAATTCTATTCGCATGCCTGGGAGCAAGCGGCCGCGCAGATCGGAGCCTCGTTCGACCACCTGGAAGGCGGGCTCTACGAGATTCGTCGCCACGGCCAAAGCACCCGAGTCTGGAAGAACTATACACCGCACGACGATCCGGGCACCCTTCGCCTGGCTGGCAATAAGCCGCTGGTTTTGCAAAAGCTGAAGCAGGTCGCCCCGCAGTCTCCCTGGAAAACCTTCACCATCGCGTCCCTCGACACAGCACGCAAACTGCTCGACGGTAGCCCGCATGTTGTGAAGCCTGCCCGCAACACCGGCGCCGGATCGGGTGTCACCACAGGCGTACGGACTTTAAGCGATCTCCGAACGTCAGCGGCAATTGCATCGGCCTTCGATTCGACGCTGCTGATCGAAAAGCAGATTGCAGGAGCCAACTATCGCCTCCTGTTTCTGTATGGCGAGTTGCTCGAAGTCGTTCGTCGTGATCCTCCTGCCATTCAAGGAGACGGCAGAAGTTCGATTCGACAATTGGTCGCGGCGGAGAACGCACTTCGCCGCGAACAGGGGTGGCGACGCGCGCAAACCATGTTGACGGTCGATGACGACATGCGACGTACCTTGTCCTCTTCCGGATTGACTCTGCGATCGGTTCCCCCGGCGGACCAACCGGTAACGCTCAAGACGGTCATCAACGAGAACCAAGCGGCCGAAAACGAAGTTGTGGATGATCTGTGTCCCGAGATTGTCGCTTCGTGTCGCGATTGCGCTCGCGAGTTGGGCATTCAATTGGCAGGGGTCGATATCATCACGACCGATCCAAGCGTCCCGCTCGAGCAGTCGGGTGGCGTTGTGCTGGAAGTGAATACGACGCCTGGGTTCTATCATCACTTGGATTGCGACGAATTGAAGTGCCGCGTCGCCCCTGCGATTCTGGACGCGGCTTTGCGGCAGTCAAACTCTTCTCTCAAATCGCAGCTCAACGAAAAGTGGGAGGTGGCCAACTGA
- a CDS encoding carboxylate--amine ligase → MSAIPPAVSKPSLPRETACSMTTRPPAIIIGGGANALSIARSLGRQGIQVWVLNYAHSPVRYSRFATWLTLDGASQGKSAWGDFLLGSASDDLEGAVLIPASDVALELLIEHYAKLKRKFRLDLFVPDAQASMLNKLETYQAAARVGVPTPKFWLVDSKSSVMSLQDELVFPLLVKPLYSHRFVATFGVKFLVAETFEQLKSAWDKIDEDHEVMLVEKIPGPDSQLCSYYTYIDEDGKHLFQFTKRIIRRFPPEMGVACRHVTAHIPELVEPATKLFAEAGLRGLANVEFKQDPRDGVLKLIECNARITAANILLDRCGYDLASFLYQRVVQGELPQFGDYPDEAYLWNPVDDLRAFLQLRIRGELSFWEWIRSISKTNVTLQIFQWSDPLPAWMDTWHRLRRVLKRK, encoded by the coding sequence ATGTCTGCGATACCTCCCGCGGTAAGCAAGCCGTCCCTACCACGTGAAACGGCCTGTTCAATGACCACCAGGCCTCCGGCCATCATCATTGGTGGCGGAGCGAATGCCCTCTCGATTGCCCGCAGCTTGGGTCGCCAAGGCATCCAGGTTTGGGTACTCAACTACGCCCATTCTCCCGTGCGTTACTCTCGATTCGCCACGTGGCTGACTCTGGACGGAGCGTCGCAGGGCAAGTCGGCGTGGGGAGACTTCCTGCTTGGTTCGGCTTCCGATGACCTGGAAGGGGCCGTCCTCATTCCCGCGAGTGATGTTGCCTTGGAACTGCTGATCGAGCACTACGCGAAGCTGAAACGCAAATTTCGTCTTGATCTGTTCGTGCCGGATGCTCAGGCCTCGATGCTCAATAAGTTGGAAACCTACCAGGCCGCGGCGCGCGTCGGTGTCCCAACCCCCAAATTCTGGCTCGTCGACTCAAAATCCTCAGTCATGAGTCTTCAGGATGAACTCGTCTTTCCGCTGCTGGTGAAGCCGCTTTACTCGCATCGATTTGTTGCCACGTTTGGCGTGAAATTCCTGGTTGCGGAGACATTCGAGCAGCTGAAGTCTGCTTGGGACAAGATCGACGAAGACCACGAGGTTATGCTCGTGGAAAAGATTCCCGGGCCCGACAGCCAACTTTGCAGCTACTACACCTACATCGATGAAGATGGCAAGCACCTGTTTCAGTTCACCAAGCGTATCATCCGAAGGTTTCCTCCCGAGATGGGGGTCGCGTGTCGGCACGTTACCGCTCACATTCCGGAACTGGTAGAGCCTGCCACGAAACTGTTCGCCGAAGCAGGCTTACGCGGTCTGGCCAACGTCGAGTTCAAACAAGACCCACGGGACGGGGTTTTAAAGCTCATTGAATGCAACGCCCGAATTACCGCAGCGAACATTTTGCTCGATCGCTGTGGATATGATCTGGCGTCGTTTCTGTATCAACGCGTCGTCCAGGGTGAGCTACCGCAGTTCGGGGACTACCCCGATGAAGCCTACCTCTGGAATCCGGTCGACGACCTGCGGGCTTTTCTTCAGCTGAGAATCCGCGGGGAGTTGAGTTTTTGGGAGTGGATTCGAAGCATCAGCAAGACAAACGTGACCCTTCAGATCTTCCAATGGAGTGACCCCCTGCCTGCGTGGATGGATACCTGGCATCGACTTCGTCGGGTTTTGAAACGCAAATAA
- a CDS encoding HTTM domain-containing protein, with protein sequence MLSRPRSLVAFPVMTAAHLASVFVDLPYVVNHWIFVGVIDVAILLTALALWGRHRFARLTGGELLQVLAPVIRWSVLMMYTFAALAKLNSDFFKPELSAAVSLYGGLSEKLGGILPQETWAFHLVIWGTATLECSLPFLLSIRKTRWLGIALAFSFHFAMGVSGFIPFSGFAVAFLFLFLPEDVPARFSEFRTKMPWLDKSCTAIVRVFGSPVTPITLCLAWFLIACTRTYAWLPPDQVRMAVIRVGQLLFALYYGGVAFFVWKMYGRTLLDPSDQPRPASLKLASIGLAIVPLVVILNALCPYIGLKTESSFTMYSNLQTEGNQWNHLLMPKAMKVFHWQDDLVSIIDSTYPPFEHAAKEGIRLTWFEFHRQTSEADSIAVTYRRGDEIYQVADSKSDPVLSSPPEVYWGKWMWFREVPLPEKNTIRH encoded by the coding sequence GTGCTCTCACGTCCAAGGTCGCTGGTGGCATTCCCGGTGATGACCGCCGCGCATTTGGCCAGTGTCTTCGTTGATCTTCCTTACGTCGTCAATCACTGGATCTTTGTTGGCGTCATCGACGTCGCGATCCTGCTGACGGCGCTGGCTCTATGGGGGCGGCATCGGTTTGCTCGGCTGACCGGTGGAGAACTCCTCCAAGTGCTTGCCCCGGTGATACGCTGGTCGGTGCTTATGATGTACACGTTTGCCGCACTGGCGAAACTTAATTCTGACTTCTTCAAGCCAGAGTTAAGTGCTGCCGTCTCCTTGTATGGCGGACTGTCGGAGAAGCTAGGGGGAATCCTGCCTCAAGAGACCTGGGCTTTCCATCTTGTCATCTGGGGAACGGCCACTCTGGAGTGTTCGTTGCCGTTTCTCCTGTCCATCAGAAAAACTCGCTGGCTTGGCATTGCCCTGGCCTTCTCGTTTCACTTCGCCATGGGGGTGTCGGGCTTTATTCCGTTCTCTGGTTTTGCGGTCGCATTTCTCTTTTTGTTTCTGCCGGAAGACGTGCCGGCTCGCTTTTCTGAATTTCGAACCAAGATGCCATGGCTGGATAAGTCATGTACCGCGATCGTCCGAGTCTTTGGCAGCCCAGTAACACCGATCACTTTGTGCCTGGCTTGGTTTTTAATCGCTTGCACACGAACGTATGCCTGGCTTCCGCCGGACCAGGTTCGCATGGCGGTCATTCGCGTCGGGCAGTTGCTGTTCGCGCTCTATTACGGCGGCGTGGCATTCTTCGTTTGGAAAATGTACGGCCGCACGCTCCTTGACCCCAGCGATCAGCCGCGCCCGGCATCGCTGAAGCTGGCCAGCATCGGTTTGGCGATCGTTCCGCTGGTCGTCATCCTGAACGCATTGTGCCCCTACATCGGCTTGAAGACCGAAAGCTCATTCACGATGTATAGTAACCTTCAGACGGAAGGAAATCAGTGGAACCACCTGTTGATGCCCAAAGCGATGAAAGTCTTTCACTGGCAAGACGACCTGGTGAGCATTATCGACTCGACCTACCCGCCGTTTGAGCACGCCGCGAAGGAAGGTATCCGGTTAACGTGGTTTGAGTTTCACCGCCAGACCAGCGAGGCCGACAGCATCGCCGTGACCTATCGCCGAGGGGACGAAATCTACCAGGTCGCGGACTCCAAAAGTGATCCGGTTTTGTCGAGTCCGCCTGAAGTTTATTGGGGGAAGTGGATGTGGTTTCGCGAAGTGCCACTGCCTGAGAAGAACACCATTCGGCATTAA
- a CDS encoding polysaccharide deacetylase family protein, whose protein sequence is MLSQCALGLVNSWAGSGLLSSIESTDRRDNILRVITYHRVDLPCEHPHLYPGVHSATPEQFATQLDQLQACCHIVSLDDVLDALEGRRRLPPKSVLITFDDAYQNFEAAWHHLKSRNLPVVLFVPTSFPDHPERTFWWDRVHWAIQSTPQTQITLDGQTLSLDGLNQKNQAVRQIAAKVKELPHREAMPWIDAICEELQEDVRPNRVLTWQRLRELSEEGVAMGAHTHTHPLMNQITLEEAYDEAVRSREKLQKHLGQEIRTFCYPAGGVSDEVAAMLKEIGYAAAFTTQRGVNDIDACDAMRLHRINVGARTSTNVMRMQFLSYARGLKATRQPA, encoded by the coding sequence ATGTTGTCCCAATGTGCGCTTGGCCTGGTAAATTCCTGGGCAGGAAGTGGCCTCCTCTCGTCGATCGAGTCGACCGATCGGCGTGACAACATCCTGCGCGTGATCACCTATCATCGCGTTGATCTTCCATGCGAGCACCCACACCTTTACCCAGGCGTGCATAGTGCGACGCCAGAGCAGTTCGCTACTCAGCTCGACCAACTTCAAGCATGCTGCCACATTGTTTCACTCGACGACGTCCTGGACGCCCTGGAAGGACGCCGCCGTTTACCTCCCAAGTCGGTATTGATCACCTTCGACGACGCTTACCAGAATTTTGAAGCGGCGTGGCATCACCTGAAGTCGCGCAATCTACCAGTCGTCCTGTTCGTGCCTACCTCGTTTCCCGATCATCCGGAGCGAACGTTCTGGTGGGATCGGGTTCATTGGGCGATTCAGTCGACCCCTCAAACGCAGATAACACTGGATGGACAAACGCTATCTTTGGATGGTCTGAATCAAAAGAACCAGGCTGTCCGCCAGATTGCCGCCAAAGTCAAGGAGCTTCCTCACCGCGAAGCGATGCCTTGGATTGACGCGATTTGCGAAGAGTTGCAAGAGGACGTCAGGCCCAACCGGGTCCTCACCTGGCAGCGGCTGCGCGAGTTGTCCGAGGAAGGGGTCGCCATGGGTGCCCATACGCACACGCACCCGCTGATGAATCAAATCACGCTGGAAGAGGCCTACGACGAGGCGGTTCGCTCTCGCGAGAAACTGCAGAAGCATCTGGGCCAGGAGATTCGCACTTTCTGTTACCCGGCCGGCGGCGTCAGCGATGAAGTCGCCGCGATGTTGAAAGAGATCGGCTACGCCGCGGCATTTACCACGCAGCGGGGCGTGAACGACATAGACGCCTGCGACGCGATGCGACTCCATCGAATCAATGTCGGAGCGCGCACCTCGACGAACGTCATGCGAATGCAATTCCTCTCGTACGCCCGAGGGCTGAAGGCCACCCGTCAGCCCGCCTAG
- a CDS encoding polysaccharide biosynthesis/export family protein, producing MLAVMRFSTKAIYGLFVVCALIICSGCYAPLVSGGVPASTLPEEYRLPLRTGGTPLNFTMLTAPPPKDYLLGPEDVLEVTVPELFPNGEYRPLLVQVMGSGHVQLPLVGSVPVGGLNLAQAQSEITRAYAAGFFNSPTVSISLAQKATFSVVVLGKVSAPGVTELPRYENDVAHAIALAGGLTEDAAEAIEIHRRAHGVTPEVVKIDLRGMDNLNFGPHDVILHEGDVVVVPNRRNEVFYVVGKLNPTNVVRFSAGERERELGGGFILPRDREVDVVTAVAMAGYIDPIESPTTVTVHRQIPGQCPMLIHVDLIKARKCREENINVCPGDIIYLNPDANWYFRRTFDRLIDDVFLFPYRSVWGF from the coding sequence ATGCTAGCAGTTATGCGCTTCAGCACGAAGGCGATTTATGGCCTGTTTGTGGTCTGCGCGCTAATTATCTGCTCAGGCTGTTATGCTCCGCTGGTCAGTGGTGGCGTGCCTGCCAGCACGCTACCGGAAGAATATCGTCTTCCGCTCCGCACCGGTGGAACTCCGTTGAACTTCACGATGCTGACGGCACCGCCTCCCAAGGATTACCTGTTGGGGCCGGAAGACGTGCTGGAAGTCACCGTCCCTGAATTATTTCCCAACGGCGAGTATCGACCCCTCTTGGTACAAGTCATGGGCTCGGGTCACGTCCAACTTCCGCTGGTCGGATCGGTTCCGGTTGGCGGATTGAATCTTGCGCAAGCCCAATCGGAAATCACGCGAGCCTACGCCGCGGGTTTCTTCAACTCGCCGACGGTGAGTATTTCGCTGGCCCAAAAGGCGACCTTCAGTGTCGTGGTGCTGGGTAAGGTTTCGGCTCCTGGGGTTACGGAGCTACCTCGCTACGAAAACGACGTGGCCCATGCGATTGCACTCGCAGGCGGCTTGACGGAAGACGCTGCCGAAGCGATCGAGATTCACCGCAGGGCACACGGCGTAACGCCTGAGGTCGTGAAGATCGACCTGCGCGGCATGGACAACCTCAACTTCGGCCCGCACGACGTGATCCTGCATGAAGGGGACGTCGTGGTCGTACCCAATCGCCGAAACGAAGTCTTCTACGTGGTGGGTAAATTGAATCCGACGAATGTGGTGCGATTCTCAGCTGGCGAACGCGAGCGAGAGCTGGGCGGTGGGTTTATCCTTCCACGAGATCGCGAAGTCGACGTCGTTACCGCCGTGGCCATGGCCGGATATATCGATCCGATCGAGTCCCCCACGACGGTCACCGTCCATCGCCAGATTCCTGGCCAGTGTCCGATGCTGATTCACGTCGACTTGATCAAGGCCCGCAAGTGCCGTGAAGAAAATATCAATGTTTGCCCCGGCGACATCATCTACTTGAACCCCGATGCAAACTGGTACTTCCGCCGCACGTTCGATCGCCTGATCGACGACGTGTTCCTGTTCCCCTATCGAAGCGTCTGGGGATTCTAG